One stretch of Ooceraea biroi isolate clonal line C1 chromosome 4, Obir_v5.4, whole genome shotgun sequence DNA includes these proteins:
- the LOC105284441 gene encoding nuclear envelope phosphatase-regulatory subunit 1, whose amino-acid sequence MSLDQTVCEDLKAFERRLTEVISSLQPATLRWRFLLGSISICTAIGAWHWLTDPNTSAVSFTQSLYNHPFFTISSIILLILFMLGVHRRVIAPSIITQRARSVLGDFNMSCDDTGKLILKPTRPLHPHET is encoded by the exons ATGTCACTGGACCAGACAGTTTGCGAAG ATCTGAAAGCTTTTGAGAGGCGACTTACCGAAGTTATTTCTAGTCTGCAACCAGCCACCTTGCGATGGAGAT TCCTGTTGGGTTCCATCTCTATCTGTACCGCTATCGGTGCTTGGCACTGGCTGACGGATCCCAACACATCAGCAGTATCCTTCACGCAGAGCCTGTATAACCATCCATTCTTCACAATATctagtataatattat TGATACTGTTCATGTTGGGAGTACACAGACGGGTGATAGCGCCAAGTATTATAACTCAGCGAGCTAGGAGCGTGCTCGGTGATTTCAACATGAGCTGTGACGATACCGGGAAGCTGATCCTAAAGCCCACGAGGCCTCTACATCCTCACGAAACTTAA
- the LOC105284433 gene encoding regulation of nuclear pre-mRNA domain-containing protein 1B codes for MTGFTESALVKRLMDLNPSQQSIQTLSLWLIHHRKHHPTIVKIWFKEMCKVKDNRKLMFMYLANDVIQNSKKKGPEFGKEFETVLPKAFEHMKGFDEKTRERLNRLLQIWEERGVYDKAQIAEFKAAFAESEKDSAPPSKKKIKIEIEKVKKEKKERKKSETEVEVDGTKELHVTLSPRTPAGDPPETEELIKALMDLENTASSDAGVRERIASLPPEVSEVSLLANLADRTAADQLSAAVNEAATLLADYNGRLQAEMEDRRRLLTMLRDYTLAQRQLLQQAQSTLEDYKEKLKKVCAVRSEVKSHISNLPDLTQLPDVTGGLAPLPSAGDLFSMN; via the exons ATGACGGGGTTCACGGAGAGCGCCCTGGTCAAGCGACTGATGGACTTGAACCCGTCGCAGCAGAGCATCCAAACACTCTCGCTCTGGCTGATACATCACAGAAAACACCACCCGACCATCGTGAAGATCTGGTTCAAGGAGATGTGTAAAG TGAAGGACAATCGCAAGTTGATGTTTATGTATCTGGCAAATGATGTCATCCAAAATAGCAAGAAGAAGGGACCAGAGTTTGGGAAGGAGTTTGAAACAGTGTTGCCGAAAGCCTTCGAGCATATGAAGGGTTTCGACGAAAAGACGCGAGAACGATTAAACAGGCTATTGCAGATCTGGGAGGAGAGAGGTGTTTATGACAAAGCACAGATAGCCGAGTTTAAAGCAGCTTTCGCAGAATCCGAAAAGGACTCTGCGCCACcgtcgaaaaagaaaataaaaattgagatcGAGAAAGTCAAG aaggagaagaaagaaaggaaaaagtcCGAGACCGAAGTGGAGGTGGACGGTACCAAAGAGCTTCACGTGACGTTGAGCCCGCGCACTCCAGCTGGCGATCCACCGGAAACCGAGGAGCTCATCAAGGCTTTAATG GATCTGGAAAACACGGCGTCCTCGGATGCCGGTGTCAGAGAGCGCATCGCGTCCCTGCCGCCGGAAGTCTCGGAGGTCTCGTTACTCGCGAATCTTGCCGATCGAACAGCTGCGGATCAGCTCAGCGCCGCAGTGAACGAGGCAGCCACGCTCTTGGCCGATTATAACGGACGATTGCAAGCAGAGATGGAGGACAGGAGAAGACTACTGACGATGCTGCGAGACTATACTTTGGCGCAGAGGCAACTACTTCAGCAGGCACAAAGCACTTTAGAA GACTATAAGGAAAAGCTCAAGAAAGTGTGCGCCGTCCGGTCGGAGGTAAAGTCTCACATCTCGAATCTTCCTGATTTGACGCAACTGCCCGACGTGACTGGCGGTTTGGCGCCTCTTCCTTCGGCCGGCGATCTGTTTTCCATGAACTAG